The Phocoena phocoena chromosome 4, mPhoPho1.1, whole genome shotgun sequence genome contains a region encoding:
- the P2RY14 gene encoding P2Y purinoceptor 14 has translation MNATTAPPAEGSCPQNTLITQQIIPVLYFVVFVAGILLNGVSGWIFFYVPSSKSFIVYLKNIVVSDFLMSLTFPFKILGDSGLGPWQLNVFVCRVSAVLFYVNMYVSIVFFGLVGFDRYYKIVKPLLTSFIQSVNYSKLLSVLVWSLTLLLAIPNVILTNRSIRKATRVKCMDLKNELGLKWHQASNYIFVAVFWIVFLSLVVFYTAITRKIFKSHLKSRKHSVSVKKKSSRNIFSIMLVFFVCFVPYHVARIPYTRSQTETHYSCQSKEILLYVKEFSLLLSAANVCLDPIIYFSLCHPFREILRKKLHIPLKAQRDSEASKTKRGNVTQESTDTL, from the coding sequence AACACCCTCATAACCCAGCAAATCATCCCCGTGCTGTACTTCGTGGTCTTCGTGGCCGGGATCCTTCTCAACGGCGTGTCCGGGTGGATATTCTTCTACGTGCCCAGCTCCAAGAGTTTCATCGTCTATCTCAAAAACATTGTCGTCAGTGACTTCCTGATGAGCCTGACTTTTCCTTTTAAGATCCTGGGAGACTCGGGCCTCGGCCCCTGGCAGCTGAACGTGTTTGTGTGCAGGGTCTCGGCCGTGCTCTTCTATGTCAACATGTACGTCAGCATCGTGTTCTTCGGGCTCGTCGGCTTTGACAGATATTATAAAATCGTGAAGCCTCTCTTGACTTCGTTCATCCAGTCCGTGAACTACAGCAAGCTCCTGTCGGTGCTGGTGTGGAGCCTCACGCTGCTGCTTGCCATTCCCAACGTGATCCTGACCAACCGGAGCATCAGGAAGGCCACACGCGTTAAATGCATGGACCTTAAGAATGAACTGGGCCTCAAGTGGCACCAAGCCTCCAACTACATCTTTGTGGCCGTCTTCTGGATTGTGTTTCTTTCCTTAGTCGTCTTCTACACTGCTATCACGAGGAAAATCTTTAAGTCCCACCTTAAGTCCAGAAAGCATTCCGTCTCGGTCAAGAAGAAATCTAGCCGTAATATATTCAGTATCATGCTcgtgttttttgtctgttttgtgcctTACCACGTTGCCAGAATCCCCTACACTCGGAGCCAGACAGAGACCCACTACAGCTGCCAGTCAAAAGAAATCCTGCTCTACGTGAAAGAATTCTCTCTGCTGTTGTCAGCTGCAAACGTATGCCTGGACCccattatttatttctctctgtgcCATCCATTTAGAGAAATCTTACGTAAGAAACTGCATATCCCGTTAAAAGCTCAGCGTGACTCAGAAGCTTCCAAAACCAAAAGGGGAAATGTAACACAAGAAAGCACAGATACTTTGTGA